Within Actinoplanes sp. L3-i22, the genomic segment TGATCGTCGGTGGGGTCGATGACGAGTCGCTCAAGGCCATGGACCAGCTCGTGGCGAGCGAGGGGATCACCAGCTTCAAGCTGTTCATGGCGTACCCCGGCGTCTTCTACTCGGACGACGGGCAGATCCTGCGCGCGATGCAGAAGGCGCGCGACAACGGCGCCCTGATCATGATGCACGCCGAGAACGGGCCGGCCATCGACGTCCTGGTCAAGCAGGCCCTCGAACGCGGCGAGACGGACCCGGTGTTCCACGGCCTGACCCGGCCGCAGGAGCTGGAGGCGGAGGCGACCAGCCGGGCGATCTGGCTGGCCAGCGTCGCCGCGGACTGCCCGCTCTACATCGTGCACCTGTCCGCGTCGAAGGCCCTGGAGCAGGTCCGCAACGCCCGCGACCTGGGCCGCAACGTGTTCGCCGAGACCTGCCCGCAGTACCTGTACCTGACCCTGGAGGACCAGCTCGGCGCGCCCGGCTTCGACGGCGCCAAGTGGGTCTGCTCCACCCCGCTGCGCAGCGGGAAGGAGAGCCACCGCGCCGACCTGTGGCAGGGCCTGCGGACCAACGACCTGTCCGTGGTGTCGACCGACCACTGCCCGTTCTGCATGAAGGACCAGAAGGAGATGGGCATCGGCGACTTCTCCAAGATCCCGAACGGCATCGGCAGCGTCGAGCACCGCGTCGACCTGCTCTACCAGGGCGTGGTCGACGGGAAGCTGTCGCTGGCCCGCTGGGTGGAGACGATCGCGACGACGCCGGCCCGGATGTTCGGCATGTATCCGAAGAAGGGCATCATCGCGCCCGGCTCGGACGCCGACATCGTGCTCTACGACCCGAACGGGCGCACCCGGATCAGCGTCGAGACGCACCACATGAACATGGACTACTCCGCCTGGGAGGGCTGGGAGATCGACGGGAAGGTCGACACGGTCCTGTCCCGCGGCGAGGTGATCTCCCGCAACGGCGAGTACACCGGGCGTCCCGGCCGCGGGAAGTACGTCCCGCGCGGTCTCTCCGACTACCTGCTCTGAGGGGGCGCACATGGACATCGGTGTGGTGATGCAGAACGACCCGCCCGCGCTCGCGCTGGTCGAGTGGGCGAAGAAGGCCGAGGCGGCCGGGTTCAGCCACTTCTGGACGTTCGACTCGCACGTGCTGTGGCAGGAGCCGTACGTCGTCTACTCGGCGATCCTGGCCGCGACCGAGCGGATCGTGGTCGGGCCGATGGTGACCAACCCGGGCACCCGGGACTGGACGGTCACCGCCTCGACCTTCGCGACCCTCAACGAGATGTACGGCAACCGGACCGTCTGCGGGATCGGCCGGGGCGACTCGGCGCTGCGGGTCCTCGGGCTCACCCCGCAGACCCTCGGCCAGCTGCGCGAGAGCGTGCAGGTGATCAAGGGACTGGGCAACGGCGCGAAGGTGCACGTCCGCGGCAACGAGATCCAGCTCGCCTGGGCCGCGGCAAGTCGTCTCGAGGTGTGGGTCGCGGCGTACGGACCGAAGGCTCTTGCCCTGACCGGCGAGGTGGGTGACGGCTACATCCTGCAGCTCGCCGACCCGGACATCGCGGAATGGATGATCACCGCGGTCCGGGCGGCGGCCCGGAAAGCCGGCCGCGACCCGGAAGCGATCAAGTTCTGCGTCGCGGCGCCGGCCTACGTCGGCGACGACCTGACCCACGCGCGGGACCAGACCCGCTGGTTCGGCGGGATGGTCGGCAACCACGTGGCCGACATCGTGGCCCGCTACGGCGAGAGCGGCGCGGTGCCGCAGGCGCTGACCGACTACATCAAGGCGCGGCAGAGCTACGACTACGCCGAGCACGGGCGGGCCGGCAACAGCCACACCACGTTCGTGCCGGACGAGATCGTCGACCGGTTCTGCATCCTGGGGCCGGTCGCGAACCACGTCAAACGGCTCGAGGAGCTGAAGGCGCTGGGCGTCGACCAGTTCGCGGTCTACCTGCAGCACGACGGAAAAGAGGAGACCCTCGCCGCGTACGGCGAGCAGATCATCCCGGCGTTCGGATGAGGCGCGCGCTCGCGATCCTGGCCGGGCTCGTCGTCGCGGCGGCGCTGTGGGAGGGCTACAAGGCGGTCGGCAACCCGGACGGGACGGTGCTCTTCGGGGTACGGATCCTGCCGCGCGCCGACGACCTGTCCATGCCGCACCTGTGGACCATCCTGCAGCGCCTGAGCCGTCCGGAACTGGCCGGCGGCGACCCGGTGTGGCAGGTGGTGCTGCGCGCGTGCCTGTTCACGCTCGGGATCACCGCGGCCGGGTTCCTGGCCGGGGCGCTGGTCGGGCTGCTGCTGGCGGTGGCCATGCAACGGTTCCGGATCGTCGAGCGCGGGCTTCTGCCGTACGTCATCCTCTCCCAGACCGTGCCGCTGGTGGCGCTCGCGCCACTGGTGGCCGGCTGGGGCGGGAGCATCATGCCGCCCTGGGCCACGGTCGCCGTGATCGCGGCGTACCTGGCCTTCTTCCCGGTCGCGGTCGGCATGCTGCGCGGGCTGCAGTCGCCGTCCGCGAGCGGCGAGGAGCTGATGCGCAGCTATGCCGCCGGGTGGTGGCGGACGCTGGTGAAACTCCGGTTCCCGGCGGCGCTGCCCTACCTGTTCCCGGCGCTGCGCCTGGCCGGGGCGGCGGCCGTGGTCGGCGCGGTGGTCGGCGAGATCTCCACCGGCACCCGCGGCGGGATCGGCCGGCTGATCATCGAGTACTCCCGGGAGGCCACCTCGGATCCCGCCAAGGTCTACACCGCGATGCTCGGGGCGGCGCTGCTCGGCCTGCTCGTCGCGGGCGCCGTCGGTCTGCTGGAGGTGCCGCTGATGCGCCACCGCCGCCATGTGGAGGTGGTCACGCTTTGAGCGCGGTCGAGATCGAGAAGGTCAACAAGATCTTCAATCAAGGACGACCCGATGAGGTACGGGCGTTGTCCGATGTCGACCTCACCGTCGGCGACGGGGAGTTCGTGTCGCTGATCGGGCCGTCCGGCTGCGGCAAGAGCACGCTGCTGCGGCTGATCGCCGACCTGATCCCGGCGTCGACCGGCACCGTGACGGTCGCCGGGAAGCCGGCCGGGCAGGCGCGGCGCGAACAGGCCTACGGACTCGCCTTCCAGCAGGCCGGCCTGTTCGAGTGGCGCACCGTCCGGAAGAACGTGGAGCTCCCGCTGGAGTTGCGCGGCGTCAAGAAGGCCGAGCGCCGGGCCCGCGCCGAGGAGATGCTCGCGCTGGTCGGCCTCACCGAGTTCGGCGGGCACTACCCCGGCCAGCTCTCCGGCGGCATGCAGCAGCGCGTGGCGATCGCCCGCGCCCTGGCCGTGCAGCCCCCGCTGCTGCTGATGGACGAGCCGTTCGGCGCGCTCGACGAGATGACCCGGGAACGGCTGCAGTCCGAGCTGCTGTCGATCTGCGCCAAGACCGGGACCAGCACGGTCTTCGTCACCCACTCGATCTCCGAGGCGGTGTTCCTCTCCGACCGGGTGGTGGTGATGTCCGCGCGCCCCGGCCGGATCACCGCGTCGATCGGCGTCGAGCTCCCGTCCCGGGACGACGCCGGCCGCCAGTCCCCCGCGTTCTTCGAGAAGATCACCGAGGTACGGCAGGCGCTGCGCGGGGTACCCGTCGCATGAGCGAGCTTGCGAGCGAATCATCGAACTCAGCCTTCAACTCATGGCGGCGCCGGAGCGCAGCGGAGGTGACGCCATGAGACGAATTCTCCCCCCGATCGTCTTCGGTGTGCTGGCCCTCGCCGTCTGGGAGCTGTTCGTCAAGCTCGGGCGGGTCGCCCCGTTCATCCTGCCGGCCCCCTCCGCGATCTGGGCGCAGCTGGTCGAACAGCGGACCAACGTCTGGAACGCGGCCCTGGCCAGCGGCGCGAACGCGCTCACCGGCCTGATCGCCGGCACCCTGGTCGCGATCCTGGCGGCGCTCGCCGCCAGCCGGTTCCGGGCGCTCGGCGAGATCTCGGTGCCGTTCGCGGCCCTGTTCAACGCGCTGCCGATCATCGCGCTCGCCCCGATCCTCAACAACATGTTCGAGTCGACCAGCAGCATCCCGCGCCGCCTCGTCACCGCGATCGTGGTGTTCTTCCCGGTCTTCCTGAACACCCTGCGCGGACTGCGGGAGATCAACCCCACCCATCAAGAGCTCATGCGGACGTACGCCGCGAGCGGCTGGACCTTCGCGGTCAAGGTGCGGCTGCCCGGAGCGTTGTCCCACCTGTTCACCGGGCTGCGGCAGGCGTCGTCGCTGGCCGTGATCGCGGCGGTGGTGGCCGAGTACTTCGGCGGGTTGCAGGACGGGCTCGGCGCGCGGATCACGTCGGCGGCGGCCTTCACGGCGTACCCAAGAGCCTGGGCCTTTGTGGTTGGGGCTTGTCTTCTGGGTCTGACTTTCTACCTGGCCACCCTCCTTCTGGAACGGCTGGCCATGCCCTGGAAACAACGTTTGATCAGCTAGTCAGGAGTCCGCATTGAAGATCTCCCGGATAATTCTCGCCTCCGTTCTCGCCCTCGCCGCCTGCGGCACCGCTGACACCCCCAGCACCCCCGCCCCCGGCGCGAGCGGCGCCCTGACCCCGATCAAGCTCCAGCTGCAGTGGTTCTTCCAGGCCCAGTTCGCCGGCTACATCGCCGCCGTCGACCAGGGCTTCTACAAGGAGCAGGGCCTCGACGTGCAGCTGCTCGAAGGCGGCGTCGACATCGTGCCGCAGACCGTGCTCGCGCAGGGCAAGGCCGACTACGCGGTGGCCTGGGTGCCGAAGGCGCTCGCGTCCCGCGAACAGGGCGCCGGGATCACCGACGTCGGGCAGATCTTCGCGCGGTCCGGCACGTACCAGGTCGCCTGGAAGGACAGCGGCATCAAGACCGCCGCCGACCTGAAGGGCAAGAAGGTCGGCAACTGGGGCTTCGGCAACGAGTTCGAGCTGTTCGCCGGCATGACCAAGGCCGGGATCGACCCCGGCAAGGACGTCACCCTGGTCCAGCAGCAGTTCGACATGCAGGCGCTGCTGAAGCGGGAGATCGACGCCGCCCAGGCGATGAGCTACAACGAGTACGCCCAGCTCCTGGAGGCGAAGAACCCGAAGACCGGCAAGCTCTACACGGCCGACGACTTCTCCGTCATCGACTGGAAGACCGAAGGGTCGTCGATGCTCCAGGACGCCGTCTGGGCCAACACCGAGAAGCTCAACGACCCGGCGTACCAGCAGCAGACCGTCAAGTTCCTGACCGCCACGATCAAGGGCTGGGCGTTCTGCCGGGACAACGCCGAGAAGTGCCGTGACCTGGTCGTCGCCAAGGGCTCCAAGCTCGGCAAGAGCCACCAGCTGTGGCAGATGAACGAGGTCAACAAGCTGGTCTGGCCGTCCACCGGCGGGATCGGCGTGATCGACGAGGCGGCCTGGAAGCAGACCGTCGACATCTCGCAGACCACCAAGAACCAGACCGGCGACACCGTCCTGAAGAAGGCGCCGGAGGGGCTCGCCTACACCAACGACTACATCAAGCAGGCCGTCGACCAGGCCAAGGCGGCCGGCGTCGACGTCAACGGCGCCGGATTCCAGCCGGCCACCGTCACCCTCACCGAGGGCGGCGCCTGACCTTCGTCGCTGTCCCCTTCCGGGCCACCCGGAGTCGGCGTGTTCGCACGCCGGCTCCGGGTTTTACGCCAGCTCCATCACGTACGACTCGCCCTCGCGCCGGAACCCGAGCCGGTCGTAGTACGGCGCGCGCATCCCCGGCGGCGTGATCACCGTGTGGCACCCGCGCTCGGCGAAGAAACGGCTCTGCCGGAAGACGAACTCGCCCGGGGTGAAATCCCGGTACCGCTGCGTCACGTAGTCCAGCTCGACCTGCGCCACCCCGTCGCCACGGCCGCGGAACACCACCACGCCGACCACCTCGTCACCGTTCATCACCAGGAACGCGGCCGCGCCGTCCGCGACCGAGGCCGCGCTGAACCCCGGATTGAACCGGGCGATGTCGTCATGATGCAGCCGCAACGTGTACGCCAGGAACTCGTCGTCGGCGCGGACCTCGACCACCTGGTACGCCTTCTCGTCGTGCCGGGTGCGCAGCATCTGCCACAGATACCAGATGTTGATCACCGTGAGCACCACGTTCAGGCCGACCATCGGCCAGACACCGAGCGCAGCGTTGAAGCCGATCAGCACCAGGCAGCCGGCCAGGTTCAGGGCGCGCAGGCGGAGCAGGCGGGCCTGCAGCAGAGACCACACGAGCAGCGCCGACCCGGCCCACCCGACAACATCAAGCATCGTCACCCGGTGAGCCTAGGGGTCGTGTTTCCGGCACGTTACGCCGCCGTCACCTGAAGCCCCAGAGGCCCCGGTCGCCTTCTCGTGCCGCGGACCCCGCTGCACAGACACTCCCCACCCACCACCGGGGGCTGACCGCCACCGCCATTATCGCCGGGTCCGCCAAGATCACGTTGGGTGCCTGTGGACAACCGCTTGGTGTGGACAACTTGCGCCGGCGGCATTCCGGCCTCCCGCCCGCAAACAAGCTGGTCAGGCCCACCGGCGACCCCGGCGAGCGCGGCGCGCGGTGTAGGGCGACGCGGGCAGAGCGGCGGCACGGGCAGAGCGGCGGCACGGGGCCGAAGCGAGCGGCGTAGGGCGGGGCGGCGGCGTAGGGCGGGGCGGCGGCGTAGGCGGGCAGTGCAGAGCAGGGCCGCGCGGGCGATCCGGCGCCGGGCGGCTCGGGGGCGGCGCCGGGACGCGCAGGGCGGGGCCGCGCGGCGCCCGAGGCGGCGCCGAACGCGGATGGCGCCGCGCGGGGGCTGGGCCGCGCGGGGACGGGTTAGATCGGGATCAGGCGGGCTGCCAGGGCGACGGTGGTCAAGTCGCCGTTGCGGAGTTTCAGGGCGGCGTCGGCTTCGCCCAGGCCCTCCAGGCGGACCGCGGAGGCGTCGATCAGGGACTCCTCGCCCTCCAGGAGGCGGCGGGCGATGCGGGCCTGGGCCGGGCTGAGTTCCGCGTAGGCGCAGCGGTCCAAGGCGGTGACGGTCTGCTGGTCGAGTTCGCCGGCCATGGCGCGTTCGGTGACGACCTTCAGCAGCCAGCTCGGCCACCACGCGTACTTTCCGATCACCTGGCCGGACTGCAGTGCCATGCTCGGGTCCTGGCCGGCCGCCAGCAGCTTCACCGCGAGGTTCGTGTCGAAGCGTTCCAGGCGCAGGGCGCCGACGAAGCAGCGCAGGATCGCCTGGGTCTTCACGAAGCCCTCGGCCTCGTGCCCGGCGTCCCCGACCTTGCCCTCCAGCAGGTGGATCAGGGCGCGCACCTCACGCAGCTCGAAGCCGTCGTGGGACCGCTCCTCCAGCCGGTCGACGGTGGCGATCAACCGCTCGACGCCCTTGGTCGCCCGGTCCGCCAGCTCCTCGCTGGCCGGCTTGTTCCGGTGCCGGATCATCACGTCCAGCCCGATCTCCGCCTCCCGGCGCAGCAGCGGCGAGGCGATCTTCGGAACGATCTCGTAGCCCAGACTCTCGGTGAGGATGGCGAGATCGAACTTTTCGGAGGCCTGCTGGAACTGACCCCACCACGATGCCGGGTGCCGCTGCTGTCGAATCACGCAACCAAGAGTTACCCACCTGCTACCCAACAGCAAGTGATTCCGCCATCACCCAGCGTGCTTACGCTCACTCGCGGCATCGGTCAGACCGGCCGGGTTCAACATCCCGGCCTTGACGACGGTCCTGCTCAACGGACGGGTGAGGGCGGCCAGCCGAAGGCAACCCGCCTCGCCGAGAACCCGGTACGCCGGCTCGGCCAGCCGGTCGGTGGTGGCCTCCAGATCCTCCCGTACCCTGCGGCCCTCCTCGGAGAGTTCGTCACCGGGCGTCATCAGGCCGCGTTCGCGCAGCCCCGCGGTGGCCGCCGCCCACTGCGCCCGGCTCCAGCCCCGGGTGACCTGCAGGAACCGGCCGTCGATCGCGCCGGTGGCGACGTGCAGGACGATCGCCTCCAGGCCGCTGATCCCGGCCGTGACCAGGGCGGCGATGTGCCCGTCGCCGCGGAACTCGCGCAGCAGCGTCTGGGCGTGGAAGAGCCGCAGGTGCGGCGCCTCCGGCCAGGGCAGCGTGGTGTGCGCGGCGAACAGCGGGCGGCCGTGCGGCATGGTGGCCGCGTCCAGCGCCGCGGCGTGCGCCAGCTCGGCCGCCTCGGCGACCTCCTTGCAGGCCAGGACCTCGGCGCCGAGGGCCCGGGAGAGCGCGGCGTCGGCGATCTCCAGGCGGGCGGCGATCATCTGCTCCGGGGTGACGGTGCCCCACGCGGCGGGGAGCGCGTCGGCGACCATCGCCGGGTTGAAGTTGTAGAACGTGGCCGTGATCAGGGCCGGGCCGGCCTGGCCGAACGCGGCGCCGCGGGCGGCGAAGTAGCCGGTCATCGGGTCCAGGCCGGCCCGGGCGTAGACCTCGGACGACTCCGGGACCAGGTAGACCAGGGCGTGCAGCGGCTCGGTCACCCGCCAGGCCAGACGGGAGGGGCTCTCGGTCACGGCTGCCACGGCTGCTCCTCGGGTCCGGCGAAGACGGTCACGGCTCCCATGGCAGCTCCTCGGCTTCGACGACGACGGGCGCGGCGCCGGAGTGTTCCGGTGCGGGCCGTTCGGACACCGTATGCCACTTGCCGGAGCGGCGGGCCGCCTCCCTGGTCACCATGTGCACCGGCAGGGGCGGGGGCGCGAACGGGCCGGGGCCCCAGCGGACCCAGATCGCCACCCGGCCGGCGGCGGCCTCGGCGAGCAGCTTGTCGACCGTGCGCTGGCGGTCGGTGCGGTCCACCTCGATCGCGATCGGGGCGGCGCCGGCCGGGCGGGCACAGGCGACGTCGAGCACCGAGTTGCCGCGCAGTGGGGGCGGGAGCGGGAAGACGCTGGGGGCGCGGCGGTAGACCCGCCACTGCTGAGCGACCGCCCACTCCTCGATCGCGTCGACGATCCGGGTGGTGGCCTCGGCCTCGGTCAGGTCCGCGAACGAGAGTCGCTCCAGCCAGGTGCCGAGCGAGCCCGCCGTGCTTGTGCCGTCGTCCGCGGTGTCCATCGCCGCTACCTTATCGGGGCTTTCCGCCCCGGTTCGCGGACCGTTCCGGGTTTTGCCCACCCGCGCAGCCTCAGGGCCGTTCCGGGTTTTGGGGTAAACCGTGCCCACCCGCGGACGTCGCCCTGGAGGGTCTCGCGTTCTGGGCGCCCCGCGCCCTGCGAGGCCCGGAAGGGTCCCCGCGGGAGCGACGATCTGTACCCCGGCGGACCGAGGCAATAAAAGATCTTGAAGGTTTTAGGCGGCGGCTCGGAGGGAGCGCTGTTCGGCGGCGAGGCGGGTGGTGAGGTCGGCGGCGCTGACCGGGCGGCCGAGGTGATAGCCCTGGCCCACGGTGTAGCCGAGTTTGAGCAGGCGGTCGGCCTGTTCCTGGTTCTCGATGCCCTCGGCGACGGTGTCCAGGCCGAGCGCGTCGGCGAGCTGGATCACCGCGCGGGCGACGGCCTGGCGGGCGTTCGCGGCGGCGCTGCCGGGCTCGTCCAGCTCGATGTTGTCGACGAACGACTTGTCCAGCTTGACCACCGCGGCCGGGAACGCGCGCAGCAGGCTCAGCGACGACTCACCGGTGCCGAAGTCGTCGAGCGCCAGCCGGACCCCCATGTCGTGCAGTTCGTGCAGCACGCGCAGCACCTGGTGGCCGCGGAGCACGGCGGACTCGGTCAGCTCCAGCACCAGCCGGGACGCGGGCAGTCCGCTGTCGGCGAGCGCGGCGCGGACGTCGGCGACGAAGTCCGGGTCGTGCAGCTGGCGGACCGAGACGTTCGGGGCGGCCTTCTCCAGGACGTCCGGGCCGAACTCGGCCATCCACGCGGCGGCCTGGCGGCACGTCTCGCGCAGCACCCAGCGGCCCAGCGGCACGATCAGGCCGGTGCGCTCGGCGGCCGGGATGAAGTCGATCGGCGACACCATGCCGCGCTCCGGGTGGAACCAGCGGACCAGCGCCTCGACGCCGACCACCCGGCCGGTGCGCAGGTGCACGATCGGCTGGTAGACCAGCTTGAACTCGCCGGCGTCGAGGGCCCGGCGCAGGTCGCCGCCGAGCTGGGCGTGCGCCTGGGCGGGCTTCTCCATGCCGGCCGCGTAGCGCACCCAGTTGGCCTTGCCGCGCTGCTTGGCGGTGAACATCGCGGCGTCCGCGTCGCGCAGCAGGTGGCTGGCCGGGGTGCCGGCCGGGGCCGACGCGATGCCGGCGCTGGCGTGCACCAGCAGCCGGTGGTCGCTGATCGGGGCGGCGATCGCGGCCATCACCCGCTCGGCCACCGCACGGTCGTGGCCGGGCGTGGTGACCAGGACCGCGAACTCGTCGCCGGCCAGCCGGGCGGGCTCGCCGTCGGCGCCGGCGGCGGAGCGCAGCGTCTCGGCGAACGCGATCAGCAGCTCGTCGCCGACGTCGTGGCCGAGCGAGTCGTTGACCGTGTTGAAGTCGTCCAGGTCGACCAGGAGCACGGTCGCCGGGCCGTCGGCCAGGACGGTCTCCAGGCGCCGCTTGAACAGGACCCGGTTGCCGAGGCCGGTCAGGGCGTCGTGGGTGGCGTCGTACTGCAGGCGGGCCTCGGAGGCCTCGCGCTCGCGCAGCAGCCGGATGTTGTCCCGGTTCACCAGGAACTGCCGGCCCAGGACCAGCGCGGTGACGGCGGCCGTGAGACCGACCACCAGCCGGCCCTCCCAGAACCCGTCGCGCACCGCCGGCCGGAAGAGCACGTCGGCGAGCGGGACGTCGACCGCGAGCACGGCCAGGTACGGCAGCCACACGTTGCCGCGGCGGCGCGACGGGCGCCCGGCGGCCCGGCGCTGCCGGTACGCGGCCACCGCCATCAGCAGCGGCACCAGGGGCAGGCACAGCGTCTGCCCGGGCAGGATCCCGTTGTAGCCGAACTTGCCGTCCAGCAGCGCGACTCCGGCGACGGCCAGGCCCACCGACGCGGCCGTACGGACCGCGCCCCGGTCCACCGGGCCGCCGACGATGTACGAGACCTTGGTGATCGCGCCGGCCGCGAACGCGAACCCCAGGATCATGATGGCCAGGCCGCCCGGGGTCCAGTCGTCGTCCGAGGTCACCAGCGGGAGCAGGCCGAAGTGCCAGAGCACGGCGGCACAGCCGATGAAGGCGATCGAGCGGTCCAGCCACTGCCGCGTCCGCTCGTGCCGGTTGGTCACGCCGACCGGCACCCGGGCGACCGCCCAGATGGCGGCGAGCAGACCGGAGGCGGCACACGCGGCGCCGGCCAGCGGCATGTCCGGCAGCACCGGCTCGGAGAGCACGGCCGCCCCGGCGAGCAGCCCGAACCCGGCGGTCACCAGGACGGCGCCGATCTCGAGCCCGCGCCAGAACCGGCGGCCGACCGGCTCCAGCGGCGTCTCACGGCGCAACGCGCGCAGCGCGAGAGCGGCGACGGCGG encodes:
- a CDS encoding ABC transporter ATP-binding protein is translated as MSAVEIEKVNKIFNQGRPDEVRALSDVDLTVGDGEFVSLIGPSGCGKSTLLRLIADLIPASTGTVTVAGKPAGQARREQAYGLAFQQAGLFEWRTVRKNVELPLELRGVKKAERRARAEEMLALVGLTEFGGHYPGQLSGGMQQRVAIARALAVQPPLLLMDEPFGALDEMTRERLQSELLSICAKTGTSTVFVTHSISEAVFLSDRVVVMSARPGRITASIGVELPSRDDAGRQSPAFFEKITEVRQALRGVPVA
- a CDS encoding bifunctional diguanylate cyclase/phosphodiesterase, with the protein product MTRPGRHVLLIGALALVSTLWYVMWTVTGFGPVFVGYLFMPIASAVAALALRALRRETPLEPVGRRFWRGLEIGAVLVTAGFGLLAGAAVLSEPVLPDMPLAGAACAASGLLAAIWAVARVPVGVTNRHERTRQWLDRSIAFIGCAAVLWHFGLLPLVTSDDDWTPGGLAIMILGFAFAAGAITKVSYIVGGPVDRGAVRTAASVGLAVAGVALLDGKFGYNGILPGQTLCLPLVPLLMAVAAYRQRRAAGRPSRRRGNVWLPYLAVLAVDVPLADVLFRPAVRDGFWEGRLVVGLTAAVTALVLGRQFLVNRDNIRLLREREASEARLQYDATHDALTGLGNRVLFKRRLETVLADGPATVLLVDLDDFNTVNDSLGHDVGDELLIAFAETLRSAAGADGEPARLAGDEFAVLVTTPGHDRAVAERVMAAIAAPISDHRLLVHASAGIASAPAGTPASHLLRDADAAMFTAKQRGKANWVRYAAGMEKPAQAHAQLGGDLRRALDAGEFKLVYQPIVHLRTGRVVGVEALVRWFHPERGMVSPIDFIPAAERTGLIVPLGRWVLRETCRQAAAWMAEFGPDVLEKAAPNVSVRQLHDPDFVADVRAALADSGLPASRLVLELTESAVLRGHQVLRVLHELHDMGVRLALDDFGTGESSLSLLRAFPAAVVKLDKSFVDNIELDEPGSAAANARQAVARAVIQLADALGLDTVAEGIENQEQADRLLKLGYTVGQGYHLGRPVSAADLTTRLAAEQRSLRAAA
- a CDS encoding ABC transporter permease, which gives rise to MRRILPPIVFGVLALAVWELFVKLGRVAPFILPAPSAIWAQLVEQRTNVWNAALASGANALTGLIAGTLVAILAALAASRFRALGEISVPFAALFNALPIIALAPILNNMFESTSSIPRRLVTAIVVFFPVFLNTLRGLREINPTHQELMRTYAASGWTFAVKVRLPGALSHLFTGLRQASSLAVIAAVVAEYFGGLQDGLGARITSAAAFTAYPRAWAFVVGACLLGLTFYLATLLLERLAMPWKQRLIS
- a CDS encoding ABC transporter substrate-binding protein, which encodes MKISRIILASVLALAACGTADTPSTPAPGASGALTPIKLQLQWFFQAQFAGYIAAVDQGFYKEQGLDVQLLEGGVDIVPQTVLAQGKADYAVAWVPKALASREQGAGITDVGQIFARSGTYQVAWKDSGIKTAADLKGKKVGNWGFGNEFELFAGMTKAGIDPGKDVTLVQQQFDMQALLKREIDAAQAMSYNEYAQLLEAKNPKTGKLYTADDFSVIDWKTEGSSMLQDAVWANTEKLNDPAYQQQTVKFLTATIKGWAFCRDNAEKCRDLVVAKGSKLGKSHQLWQMNEVNKLVWPSTGGIGVIDEAAWKQTVDISQTTKNQTGDTVLKKAPEGLAYTNDYIKQAVDQAKAAGVDVNGAGFQPATVTLTEGGA
- a CDS encoding ABC transporter permease, translated to MRRALAILAGLVVAAALWEGYKAVGNPDGTVLFGVRILPRADDLSMPHLWTILQRLSRPELAGGDPVWQVVLRACLFTLGITAAGFLAGALVGLLLAVAMQRFRIVERGLLPYVILSQTVPLVALAPLVAGWGGSIMPPWATVAVIAAYLAFFPVAVGMLRGLQSPSASGEELMRSYAAGWWRTLVKLRFPAALPYLFPALRLAGAAAVVGAVVGEISTGTRGGIGRLIIEYSREATSDPAKVYTAMLGAALLGLLVAGAVGLLEVPLMRHRRHVEVVTL
- a CDS encoding TIGR03842 family LLM class F420-dependent oxidoreductase, which codes for MDIGVVMQNDPPALALVEWAKKAEAAGFSHFWTFDSHVLWQEPYVVYSAILAATERIVVGPMVTNPGTRDWTVTASTFATLNEMYGNRTVCGIGRGDSALRVLGLTPQTLGQLRESVQVIKGLGNGAKVHVRGNEIQLAWAAASRLEVWVAAYGPKALALTGEVGDGYILQLADPDIAEWMITAVRAAARKAGRDPEAIKFCVAAPAYVGDDLTHARDQTRWFGGMVGNHVADIVARYGESGAVPQALTDYIKARQSYDYAEHGRAGNSHTTFVPDEIVDRFCILGPVANHVKRLEELKALGVDQFAVYLQHDGKEETLAAYGEQIIPAFG
- the hydA gene encoding dihydropyrimidinase encodes the protein MTILIKGGTVVGPTGASLADVLVDGETIVALYAPGQAPEGPEIIDATGKYVIPGAIDAHTHMQMPFGGTEASDTFDTGTKAAAIGGTTTIIDFAIQRYGEVVQDGLAAWHGKTADQCHIDYGFHMIVGGVDDESLKAMDQLVASEGITSFKLFMAYPGVFYSDDGQILRAMQKARDNGALIMMHAENGPAIDVLVKQALERGETDPVFHGLTRPQELEAEATSRAIWLASVAADCPLYIVHLSASKALEQVRNARDLGRNVFAETCPQYLYLTLEDQLGAPGFDGAKWVCSTPLRSGKESHRADLWQGLRTNDLSVVSTDHCPFCMKDQKEMGIGDFSKIPNGIGSVEHRVDLLYQGVVDGKLSLARWVETIATTPARMFGMYPKKGIIAPGSDADIVLYDPNGRTRISVETHHMNMDYSAWEGWEIDGKVDTVLSRGEVISRNGEYTGRPGRGKYVPRGLSDYLL